One segment of Pleomorphomonas sp. PLEO DNA contains the following:
- a CDS encoding LuxR C-terminal-related transcriptional regulator — translation MNERVEDAQSADVGQNWTAIVAEDHPIIQSAVVRILKKRFGFRQPILATSYDELADAVLDTGENTLVITDLVMPGMRGLDTIKHIRSLAPKAFVAVYSSNSGEELAQGCLDLGCRAFIGKRSSEDMLAAAIETVLDGGTIIEVGADNSAVSQAVLERSALVAQLSPQQLKVFQLLGDGLLNKQIAYQLGISEATVKAHVGKILETLKITSRSQAAITSAWMAEHGLV, via the coding sequence ATGAACGAGCGGGTAGAAGATGCGCAGTCGGCCGATGTCGGCCAGAATTGGACGGCGATTGTTGCCGAAGACCATCCGATTATCCAGTCGGCGGTGGTGCGCATTCTGAAGAAGCGCTTCGGTTTCCGGCAGCCGATTCTTGCCACCAGCTATGACGAACTTGCCGATGCCGTTCTGGACACCGGCGAAAACACACTGGTTATCACCGACCTCGTTATGCCCGGCATGCGCGGCCTCGACACCATCAAGCATATTCGCTCGCTGGCGCCAAAAGCCTTCGTTGCCGTTTATTCGTCCAATTCCGGCGAGGAACTGGCGCAGGGTTGTCTCGATCTCGGCTGCCGTGCCTTCATCGGCAAGCGGTCCTCGGAAGACATGCTGGCGGCGGCCATTGAAACGGTGCTCGACGGCGGCACGATCATTGAAGTCGGCGCCGACAATTCAGCCGTGTCACAGGCGGTGCTGGAGCGTTCGGCGCTGGTAGCCCAGCTGTCGCCACAGCAGCTCAAGGTGTTCCAGCTCCTCGGCGACGGTCTTCTCAACAAGCAGATCGCCTACCAGCTCGGTATCTCCGAAGCCACCGTCAAGGCGCATGTCGGCAAGATCCTCGAGACGCTGAAAATCACGTCGCGCAGTCAGGCCGCCATCACCTCTGCCTGGATGGCCGAGCACGGCTTGGTCTGA
- a CDS encoding HD domain-containing protein, whose amino-acid sequence MTFSLFSPHDRLASLLLPHSGGCVCTTDGSHDFSHLLRVWKNATVISDNEGGDTEILAAAVLLHDCVAVEKNSPDRPRASRLSARKARGILADIGWEEERREKVAHAIEAHSFSAGIEPTTLEARILQDADRLDAIGMIGAARCFYVAGRLNNHLYDAGDPSAEDRPLNDSRFALDHFMTKLFKLCDGFKTATGRRLAAERHARLQRFYDDLLEEI is encoded by the coding sequence TTGACCTTTTCGCTGTTCTCTCCGCACGACCGCCTCGCCTCCCTCCTCCTGCCCCATTCGGGTGGTTGCGTTTGCACCACAGACGGCAGCCATGACTTTTCGCACCTCTTGCGGGTGTGGAAGAACGCGACCGTCATCTCCGATAATGAAGGCGGCGATACCGAGATTCTGGCGGCGGCGGTGCTGCTTCATGATTGCGTCGCGGTCGAGAAGAACTCGCCGGATCGCCCCCGTGCTTCGCGGCTGTCAGCCCGAAAAGCGCGTGGCATCCTTGCCGATATCGGCTGGGAAGAGGAACGACGGGAAAAGGTGGCCCATGCCATCGAGGCGCACAGCTTCTCGGCCGGCATCGAACCGACCACGCTGGAGGCTCGCATCCTGCAGGACGCCGACCGGCTCGACGCCATCGGCATGATCGGGGCGGCTCGCTGCTTCTACGTCGCTGGCCGGCTCAATAACCACCTTTACGATGCCGGCGACCCCTCAGCCGAGGACCGGCCGCTCAATGACAGTCGCTTCGCGCTCGATCACTTCATGACCAAGCTGTTCAAGCTCTGCGATGGCTTCAAGACGGCAACTGGTCGGCGGCTCGCAGCCGAACGCCATGCTCGGCTGCAGCGCTTCTACGACGATCTGCTGGAAGAGATCTGA
- the glyS gene encoding glycine--tRNA ligase subunit beta produces MPDLLIELFSEEIPARMQAKAADDLKGLVTSGLVDAGLTYESAGAFATPRRLALTVHGLNTRSPDIREEKKGPRTDAPAGAIQGFLRGAGLDDIAKARVVSDPKKGDFYVADLVKPGRAAETIIAELLPTVIRSFPWPKSQRWGTGTLRWVRPLHSIVCTFGPETEEPVVIDFEVEGIRSGNITYGHRFLAPEAIKVRRFSDYVEKLEKAKVVLDPARRRDIILHDARDLAFASGLELVEDEGLLNEVAGLVEWPVVLMGAFDPAFLDVPDEVIRATIRANQKCFVLKDPKTGRLANRFILTSNMAATDGGATIIAGNERVIRARLSDAKFFWDGDLAIPLETLVPKLEGITFHEKLGSQGDRVRRIVALAREIAPQVGADADKAARAALLAKADLLSGVVGEFPEVQGLMGRYYAAHAGEDAAVAAAIEEHWKPQGPSDRVPAASVSIAVALADKLDTLVGFWTIDEKPTGSKDPFALRRAALGVIRIILDNGVRLPLNAYSNKTPDLLNFFADRLKVQLREQGNRFDLVDAVFALGGQDDLLLIVKRVEALGALLASDDGKNLLAGYKRTANILKAEEKKGTAVAAAVDASLFKEAEEKALAAAIETAAKAAHDAVAAENFEGAMKALATLRAPVDAFFDKVLVNDTDADVRANRLALLTVLRDACHQVADFSKIEG; encoded by the coding sequence ATGCCCGATCTTCTCATTGAACTCTTCTCCGAAGAGATCCCCGCCCGTATGCAGGCGAAGGCCGCCGACGATCTCAAGGGTCTGGTGACGAGCGGTCTGGTGGACGCCGGCTTGACCTATGAAAGCGCCGGCGCCTTTGCGACGCCACGTCGCCTCGCGCTCACCGTTCACGGCCTGAACACCCGCTCTCCCGACATCCGCGAGGAGAAGAAGGGGCCCCGCACCGACGCGCCGGCTGGCGCCATCCAGGGCTTTCTGCGTGGCGCCGGGCTCGACGACATCGCCAAGGCACGCGTCGTCTCCGACCCGAAAAAGGGTGACTTCTACGTCGCTGATCTCGTCAAGCCGGGCCGCGCCGCCGAGACGATCATCGCCGAATTGCTGCCCACCGTTATCCGCAGCTTCCCCTGGCCGAAGTCGCAGCGCTGGGGCACGGGCACGCTGCGCTGGGTGCGGCCGCTGCACTCGATCGTCTGCACCTTCGGGCCAGAAACCGAGGAGCCGGTGGTGATCGACTTCGAGGTCGAGGGCATCCGCTCGGGCAACATCACCTACGGCCACCGCTTCCTCGCCCCCGAGGCGATCAAGGTGCGGCGCTTCTCCGACTATGTCGAGAAGCTCGAAAAGGCCAAGGTGGTGCTCGATCCGGCTCGCCGCCGCGACATCATTCTGCATGACGCGCGCGATCTCGCCTTCGCCTCCGGTCTGGAACTGGTCGAGGACGAGGGCCTGCTTAACGAAGTGGCCGGCCTCGTCGAATGGCCGGTGGTGCTGATGGGCGCCTTCGATCCCGCCTTCCTCGACGTGCCGGACGAGGTGATCCGCGCCACCATCCGCGCCAATCAGAAGTGCTTCGTGCTGAAGGATCCGAAAACCGGACGCCTCGCCAATCGCTTCATCCTCACCTCCAATATGGCAGCGACCGACGGTGGCGCCACCATCATTGCCGGCAACGAACGCGTCATCCGCGCGCGTCTGTCGGACGCCAAGTTCTTCTGGGACGGCGATCTCGCCATTCCCTTGGAAACGCTGGTGCCCAAGCTCGAAGGCATCACCTTCCACGAGAAGCTCGGCAGCCAGGGCGACCGCGTGCGCCGCATCGTGGCCCTCGCCCGCGAGATCGCGCCGCAGGTCGGCGCCGACGCGGACAAGGCGGCCCGCGCCGCCCTGCTCGCCAAGGCGGACTTGCTTTCCGGTGTCGTCGGTGAGTTCCCCGAGGTGCAGGGCTTGATGGGGCGCTATTACGCCGCTCATGCTGGCGAGGACGCAGCCGTCGCCGCCGCCATCGAGGAGCACTGGAAGCCGCAGGGCCCGTCCGACCGCGTACCGGCAGCGTCGGTCTCCATCGCCGTGGCGCTCGCCGACAAGCTCGACACGCTGGTCGGCTTCTGGACGATCGACGAGAAGCCGACGGGGAGCAAAGACCCGTTTGCGCTTCGCCGGGCAGCGCTGGGCGTCATTCGCATCATCCTCGACAATGGCGTGCGCCTGCCGCTCAATGCCTATTCAAACAAGACGCCTGATCTGCTCAACTTCTTCGCTGATCGCCTGAAGGTGCAGCTTCGTGAGCAGGGCAATCGCTTCGACCTCGTCGATGCCGTGTTTGCCCTCGGCGGTCAGGACGACCTGCTGCTGATCGTCAAGCGTGTCGAGGCGCTGGGCGCGCTGCTCGCCAGTGACGACGGCAAGAACCTGCTCGCCGGTTACAAGCGTACCGCCAACATTCTGAAGGCCGAAGAGAAGAAGGGCACCGCCGTCGCCGCCGCCGTCGATGCCAGCCTGTTCAAGGAGGCCGAGGAAAAGGCGCTGGCCGCCGCCATCGAGACGGCTGCCAAGGCCGCGCACGATGCCGTCGCCGCCGAGAATTTCGAGGGCGCCATGAAGGCTCTCGCCACGCTGCGTGCGCCGGTCGATGCCTTCTTCGACAAGGTCCTGGTCAACGACACCGACGCTGACGTGCGCGCCAACCGCCTTGCCCTTCTGACGGTGCTGCGCGACGCCTGCCATCAGGTGGCCGACTTCTCCAAGATCGAAGGCTGA
- a CDS encoding NUDIX domain-containing protein translates to MSDIRATDSRIVYENRWMRVREDAIERPDGSHGIYGVVEKPDFVAIAAIDRVRGFIHLVEQYRYPVAGRYWELPQGSWETRPDVPPEEVARAELSEETGIVARKMTRVGDLFLAYGYSSQRYHVFLAEELEQGAAALEAEEADLIARAFPISEVDAMIASGIIRDATTVAALGLIRLKGLL, encoded by the coding sequence GTGTCGGACATCCGCGCCACAGACAGCCGGATCGTCTACGAAAACCGCTGGATGCGCGTCCGCGAGGATGCCATCGAGCGGCCGGACGGTTCGCATGGCATTTATGGCGTGGTTGAAAAGCCGGATTTCGTTGCCATCGCGGCCATCGATCGGGTGCGTGGGTTTATCCACCTCGTCGAGCAGTACCGCTATCCGGTCGCCGGTCGCTATTGGGAACTGCCGCAAGGCTCCTGGGAAACGCGGCCGGATGTGCCCCCAGAAGAGGTTGCCCGCGCCGAACTCTCAGAAGAGACGGGGATTGTCGCGAGGAAGATGACGCGCGTTGGCGACCTCTTCCTTGCCTACGGCTATTCCTCGCAACGCTACCACGTCTTCCTGGCCGAGGAGTTGGAGCAGGGTGCCGCCGCCCTCGAAGCCGAGGAGGCCGACTTGATTGCGCGCGCTTTTCCAATTTCCGAGGTCGACGCGATGATCGCCAGCGGCATCATCCGCGACGCGACCACGGTCGCCGCGCTCGGGCTTATCCGATTGAAGGGGCTGCTCTGA
- a CDS encoding DMT family transporter, with translation MSDSAREIDRFEGKSHSMTDFRETLRGIIAMLLCCLFFLVNDTIIKAVAEDLPLGEVLFIRSLIATVVVFVAVWKMGLLPKVLPQTSRFVLTRSICEGVATVVYLSGLMHLPIANASAISQGAPLAITAVGALVLGEIVGWRRWLSVVVGFCGILIIVRPGPDGFNSWALLPLLSVAIVTVRELSTRFIAPETNSSVATLITQIMVTIACGLLSATEVWQPMTAMEFGLIVVAGLSCIFGVQFSIDAMRHGDISLVAQFRYSTIPFAIVLGWIIWGDVLDPLTLIGIAVVVGSGVYIFYRERVRHQTLASRAEPGV, from the coding sequence ATGAGCGATAGTGCGCGTGAGATCGACCGCTTCGAAGGCAAATCCCATTCCATGACAGATTTCCGCGAGACGCTGCGCGGCATCATCGCGATGCTGCTCTGCTGCCTGTTTTTCCTCGTCAACGATACCATCATCAAAGCGGTCGCCGAAGATCTGCCCCTCGGTGAAGTGCTGTTCATTCGCTCTCTCATCGCCACGGTGGTTGTGTTTGTCGCGGTCTGGAAAATGGGGCTTCTGCCCAAAGTGCTGCCGCAGACCTCGCGTTTTGTGTTGACGCGATCGATCTGCGAGGGCGTTGCCACGGTTGTCTATCTCTCCGGCCTGATGCACTTGCCGATCGCCAATGCGTCCGCCATCTCGCAGGGCGCTCCATTGGCAATTACGGCGGTCGGCGCGCTTGTCCTTGGCGAGATTGTCGGCTGGCGGCGCTGGCTGTCGGTAGTGGTCGGCTTTTGCGGTATCCTGATCATTGTCCGGCCCGGGCCGGACGGCTTCAACAGTTGGGCTTTGCTGCCCTTGCTGTCGGTAGCCATCGTCACTGTTCGCGAGCTTTCCACCCGTTTCATTGCCCCGGAGACCAATTCGTCGGTGGCGACGTTGATTACCCAGATCATGGTGACGATCGCCTGCGGCCTCTTGTCGGCGACCGAGGTGTGGCAGCCGATGACCGCGATGGAGTTTGGCCTGATCGTGGTTGCCGGTCTCAGCTGTATCTTCGGCGTCCAGTTTTCGATCGACGCCATGCGGCACGGCGACATCTCTCTGGTCGCCCAGTTCCGCTATTCCACCATCCCCTTCGCCATCGTTCTCGGCTGGATCATCTGGGGCGATGTGCTGGATCCGCTGACACTCATCGGCATTGCCGTCGTTGTCGGCTCTGGCGTCTACATTTTCTACCGCGAGCGGGTCAGGCACCAGACGCTTGCCAGCCGCGCCGAGCCCGGAGTCTAG
- a CDS encoding cell wall hydrolase, giving the protein MRRVPRTRVRPGHGRVGLAAAGALFVAVVAFPTSVAYQDIASLVVDSINPTTRWAMTLGVGPGGESTVVSPRLADVKDTPARLEMNGGSIIIEGTGEVITGAVGGSAFVPDEERIDRSWKGDLPMTVTTPPTERGFSAGSITLGDASRLTPPTVLPTMAFEASSAPLSVLAVSRFISPKPNTDVADLTPIPVPQHKPDRTELVATSYPSRAYTPAETGAAASALLAAYAPDSSVVSQDMFAPLFAMPGDKPAPPAPVVRPGDHWWAANPLPASVWNDGEQKCLAEAIYFEARSEPRKGQIAVAQVVLNRVKNPAYPDTICKVVYQNRDKYNECQFSFACDGRRDIVFDKSAWRRAQQVAGEVTSGAAWLDDVGTATHYHATYVRPNWASVFTKKAKIGMHVFYQTINGGWS; this is encoded by the coding sequence ATGCGTCGCGTTCCTCGTACCAGAGTCCGGCCCGGACACGGGCGCGTCGGACTCGCCGCCGCCGGCGCGCTATTCGTCGCCGTGGTCGCCTTTCCCACCTCCGTTGCCTATCAGGACATCGCCAGTCTGGTCGTCGATTCCATCAACCCGACAACGCGTTGGGCGATGACGCTCGGCGTCGGCCCAGGTGGTGAGAGCACGGTGGTCTCCCCGCGCCTTGCCGACGTCAAGGACACGCCGGCCCGTCTTGAAATGAACGGCGGCTCGATCATCATCGAAGGCACCGGTGAAGTCATCACCGGCGCGGTGGGCGGTTCCGCCTTCGTGCCCGACGAGGAGCGCATCGACCGCAGTTGGAAGGGCGACCTGCCAATGACCGTGACGACGCCCCCGACCGAACGCGGCTTTTCCGCCGGCTCCATCACGCTCGGTGACGCCAGCCGCCTGACACCCCCCACCGTGCTGCCGACCATGGCTTTCGAGGCGTCGTCGGCACCGCTATCGGTTCTGGCGGTATCGAGGTTTATCAGTCCCAAGCCGAATACCGACGTCGCCGATCTCACGCCGATCCCGGTGCCGCAGCACAAGCCCGACCGGACGGAGCTGGTGGCGACTAGCTATCCATCGCGTGCCTACACTCCGGCCGAGACCGGCGCCGCCGCGTCGGCGCTGCTCGCCGCCTACGCACCCGACAGCTCGGTGGTCAGCCAGGACATGTTCGCGCCGCTGTTCGCCATGCCCGGCGACAAGCCGGCACCGCCGGCACCGGTCGTTCGCCCAGGTGACCACTGGTGGGCCGCCAACCCGCTGCCAGCCAGCGTCTGGAACGACGGAGAGCAGAAATGCCTTGCCGAGGCGATCTATTTCGAAGCCCGCTCGGAACCGCGCAAGGGCCAGATCGCCGTGGCCCAGGTGGTGCTCAACCGCGTCAAGAACCCGGCCTATCCCGACACCATCTGCAAGGTGGTCTACCAGAACCGCGATAAATACAACGAATGCCAGTTCTCGTTCGCCTGCGACGGCCGGCGTGACATCGTCTTCGACAAGTCGGCTTGGCGGAGAGCGCAGCAGGTCGCCGGCGAGGTGACGAGCGGCGCCGCCTGGCTCGACGACGTCGGCACGGCCACCCATTATCACGCCACCTACGTGCGCCCGAACTGGGCAAGCGTCTTCACCAAGAAGGCCAAGATCGGCATGCACGTGTTCTACCAGACCATCAACGGCGGCTGGAGCTGA
- a CDS encoding MDR family oxidoreductase, with the protein MTDFAAVLLEQDAEGKTAARLTRLSESDLMQGDVTLAVRASAVNFKDGLAVTGRLPVVRRWPMVPGVDAAATVIASNNPNWLAGDEVILTGWGVGETHLGAWSERMRVSGDWLVRRPKALSPVEAMALGTAGLTVAEGLDRLRRHGVTPADGPVVVTGAAGGVGSMAVMLLAQEGWSVTAVTGRPEEAARLLRLGATEVIGRDLFAGPVKPLARERWAAAFDMVGSAVLAHVVSMLKPGGVAIACGNAAGMDFLASVAPFILRGVSLIGVDSVRVPAARREEIWRYLADVVDHDRLAAMTRTIALTEAVAAARRIVEGTVAGRTVVAIND; encoded by the coding sequence ATGACCGATTTCGCCGCTGTGCTGCTCGAACAGGATGCCGAGGGCAAGACCGCTGCGCGGCTAACGCGCCTTTCGGAATCAGACCTGATGCAGGGCGACGTCACTCTTGCCGTGCGCGCCTCGGCTGTGAACTTCAAGGATGGCCTGGCCGTCACCGGCCGCCTGCCGGTGGTACGCCGCTGGCCGATGGTGCCGGGCGTTGACGCCGCGGCTACGGTGATTGCTTCGAACAATCCGAATTGGCTTGCTGGCGACGAAGTGATTCTCACCGGCTGGGGTGTCGGCGAGACCCATCTGGGGGCCTGGAGCGAGAGAATGCGCGTTTCCGGCGACTGGCTGGTGCGGCGCCCCAAGGCTTTGTCGCCGGTCGAAGCGATGGCGCTCGGCACCGCCGGCCTCACCGTTGCCGAAGGGCTCGACAGGTTGAGGCGTCATGGCGTCACGCCCGCCGATGGTCCTGTCGTCGTCACCGGCGCTGCCGGTGGTGTCGGATCGATGGCGGTGATGCTGCTGGCGCAAGAGGGGTGGAGCGTCACGGCCGTGACCGGGCGACCGGAGGAAGCCGCGCGGTTGCTGCGGCTGGGCGCCACCGAGGTGATCGGCCGCGATCTGTTCGCCGGCCCGGTAAAGCCGCTGGCCCGCGAGCGCTGGGCGGCGGCCTTCGACATGGTGGGCTCAGCGGTTCTGGCGCATGTTGTGTCGATGCTCAAGCCGGGCGGCGTTGCGATCGCTTGCGGCAACGCCGCCGGCATGGATTTCCTCGCCAGCGTCGCCCCGTTCATCCTGCGCGGCGTCAGCCTGATCGGCGTCGATAGCGTCCGCGTGCCGGCCGCGCGGCGGGAGGAAATCTGGCGCTACCTCGCCGACGTCGTCGATCACGATCGCCTTGCCGCCATGACGCGCACGATTGCATTGACCGAAGCCGTCGCCGCCGCCCGGCGGATCGTCGAGGGCACCGTCGCCGGACGAACGGTGGTGGCGATCAACGATTAA